In one Musa acuminata AAA Group cultivar baxijiao chromosome BXJ2-5, Cavendish_Baxijiao_AAA, whole genome shotgun sequence genomic region, the following are encoded:
- the LOC103985215 gene encoding probable WRKY transcription factor 31, whose amino-acid sequence MDSGHQYSGVQFKDATATQASTPPRENRVVVGEMDFFSKEKNTMASVELDLKVPSLGIKSEDLTVNTGLHLANTRSDQSMVDDGMSPHEDDKEGKSELVAMQAELERTKEENQKLRAMLNQVTSNYNALQMHLVALVQQRRASGNPQGHDAVDEKIEAKSSNKHEGIVVPRQFMDLGPGGDIDEPSHSSTASRDRSLSLRSHTAVGSADYSAQKSRTDDREILPLDHEKYTREDSSDNGWSPDKASKLTASKATEQAQDATMRKARVSVRARSEAPMITDGCQWRKYGQKMAKGNPCPRAYYRCTMATGCPVRKQVQRCADDRSILITTYEGAHNHPLPPAAMAMASTTSAAASMLLSGSMPSGDGLMSSNFLARTILPCSSSMATISASAPFPTVTLDLTQSPNPLQFQRSAASHFQLPFASAAPGLATSLSPPQVFGQTLQTQSKFSGLQRSPEMDAAQLAHTKAQSLLPPSLADKVSAATAAITADPNFTAALAAAITSIIGGGGNHQTGNNNNSHSSGNTTCSNGISSSKQQHDPDQFQLSGNQ is encoded by the exons ATGGACTCCGGCCATCAGTACTCCGGCGTCCAGTTCAAAGATGCTACTGCGACGCAGGCGTCGACGCCCCCGAGAGAGAACCGAGTCGTCGTGGGCGAGATGGATTTCTTCTCCAAGGAGAAAAATACGATGGCGAGTGTGGAACTTGATCTCAAGGTGCCCAGCCTCGGTATCAAGAGCGAGGACCTCACCGTCAAC ACTGGATTGCACTTGGCCAATACGCGTAGCGACCAGTCGATGGTGGACGACGGGATGTCGCCGCACGAGGACGACAAAGAAGGCAAGAGTGAG TTGGTCGCCATGCAAGCCGAGCTGGAGCGCACCAAGGAAGAGAACCAGAAGCTGAGGGCGATGCTGAACCAGGTGACCTCCAACTACAACGCCCTTCAGATGCATCTCGTCGCACTGGTGCAACAGCGACGCGCTTCTGGAAACCCACAGGGACATGAT GCGGTTGACGAGAAGATTGAGGCGAAGAGCAGCAATAAGCATGAAGGAATCGTCGTCCCAAGGCAGTTCATGGATCTTGGACCGGGTGGGGACATCGATGAGCCATCCCACTCTTCTACGGCGAGCAGGGACCGGTCCTTGTCGCTGCGGAGCCACACTGCAGTTGGATCGGCAGATTACAGTGCACAGAAGAGCAGAACTGATGACAGGGAAATACTCCCTCTTGATCATGAGAAGTATACCAGGGAAGATAGCTCGGACAATGGCTGGAGCCCTGACAAGGCATCCAAATTAACTGCTTCCAAGGCCACCGAGCAAGCCCAGGACGCCACCATGAGAAAGGCCCGAGTGTCCGTCCGAGCAAGGTCTGAAGCTCCCATG ATCACTGATGGATGCCAATGGAGGAAGTACGGGCAGAAGATGGCCAAAGGAAACCCATGCCCTCGGGCTTACTACCGGTGCACCATGGCGACCGGGTGCCCCGTCCGCAAGCAG GTCCAGAGGTGCGCCGACGACCGTTCGATCTTGATCACCACGTACGAGGGAGCTCACAATCATCCGCTCCCGCCGGCAGCCATGGCGATGGCGTCGACCACTTCAGCTGCGGCGTCGATGCTCCTGTCGGGATCGATGCCGAGCGGCGACGGCCTGATGAGTTCCAACTTCCTAGCGAGGACCATCCTCCCCTGCTCGTCGAGCATGGCCACCATATCCGCCTCCGCGCCGTTCCCGACCGTGACATTGGACCTCACCCAGAGCCCCAACCCGCTGCAGTTCCAAAGATCGGCCGCGTCCCATTTCCAGCTACCGTTCGCGAGCGCCGCTCCCGGCTTGGCAACATCACTGTCGCCGCCGCAGGTCTTCGGGCAGACGCTCCAAACCCAATCCAAATTCTCGGGCCTGCAGAGGTCCCCGGAGATGGACGCCGCCCAACTGGCTCATACGAAGGCTCAGTCGCTTCTGCCACCTTCGCTAGCTGACAAAGTGAGCGCCGCCACGGCGGCCATAACGGCGGACCCCAACTTCACCGCCGCGCTTGCCGCAGCCATAACTTCGATTATCGGCGGCGGCGGGAATCATCAAACAGGAAACAATAACAACAGCCACAGCAGTGGCAACACCACCTGCAGCAATGGCATCAGCAGCAGCAAGCAGCAACACGATCCAGATCAGTTCCAACTTTCCGGCAACCAATAG
- the LOC135612630 gene encoding receptor-like serine/threonine-protein kinase At1g78530 isoform X3 — MTGSTALALYITISCLAFVISKIVVSCLLYRRWTRKHKIIQDTLSGGRLVIFRSPTVQSLSSKIFVKKLMELSSKDIIGSGGSGTVYRLAIDDTTAFAVKRLNKGTTDRDCGFERELDAMGDIKHRNIASLNGYYIAPQFNFLIYELMPNGSLDALLHGNLSKVKPLDWPTRCKIAVGAARGISYLHHDCIPHIIHRDIKSSNILLDHNMEARVSDFGLATLMKPDQSHVSTVVAGTFGYLAPEYFDTGKATTKGDVYSFGVVLLELLTGRRPTNELFLEEGTKLATWTCTRKLNKAVDHRRK; from the exons ATGACTGGATCTACTGCTTTAGCACTTTACATTACAATAAGTTGTCTTGCATTTGTGATATCAAAGATTGTTGTTTCGTGCCTCCTCTACAGAAGATGGACTCGGAAACATAAGATCATCCAAGATACTTTGTCAG GTGGAAGGTTGGTAATATTCAGGTCTCCCACGGTACAATCTCTGAGCTCAAAGATCTTTGTCAAGAAGCTCATGGAGTTGTCGAGCAAGGATATTATTGGATCTGGAGGCTCTGGTACAGTCTACAGATTGGCAATTGATGACACCACCGCCTTTGCAGTGAAGAGACTGAACAAGGGAACTACCGATAGAGACTGTGGATTTGAAAGAGAGCTGGATGCTATGGGTGATATAAAGCACAGAAACATTGCTAGTCTTAACGGATATTATATCGCACCTCAGTTTAATTTTCTTATATATGAACTGATGCCAAATGGAAGCTTGGATGCATTGCTTCATG GCAATTTGAGCAAAGTGAAACCTCTTGATTGGCCTACGAGATGCAAAATAGCTGTTGGTGCAGCAAGGGGTATATCATATCTGCATCATGATTGTATACCTCACATAATCCACAGAGATATCAAATCAAGCAATATACTGTTGGATCATAACATGGAGGCAAGGGTTTCTGATTTTGGATTAGCCACACTAATGAAACCAGATCAGAGCCATGTTTCAACAGTTGTTGCAGGAACTTTTGGTTATCTAGCTCCTG AATATTTTGACACGGGTAAAGCAACTACAAAAGGAGATGTTTACAGCTTTGGTGTGGTTTTGCTTGAACTTTTAACTGGCAGGAGGCCAACCAATGAATTGTTTTTGGAAGAAGGCACAAAACTTGCAACCTGG ACATGCACGAGGAAACTGAATAAAGCAGTAGATCACCGACGAAAATAA
- the LOC135612630 gene encoding receptor-like serine/threonine-protein kinase At1g78530 isoform X1 — MTGSTALALYITISCLAFVISKIVVSCLLYRRWTRKHKIIQDTLSGGRLVIFRSPTVQSLSSKIFVKKLMELSSKDIIGSGGSGTVYRLAIDDTTAFAVKRLNKGTTDRDCGFERELDAMGDIKHRNIASLNGYYIAPQFNFLIYELMPNGSLDALLHGNLSKVKPLDWPTRCKIAVGAARGISYLHHDCIPHIIHRDIKSSNILLDHNMEARVSDFGLATLMKPDQSHVSTVVAGTFGYLAPEYFDTGKATTKGDVYSFGVVLLELLTGRRPTNELFLEEGTKLATWVKCIVEDKREEHAVDTALSCFPVEDVKEVFRIAEKCLELDPSERPTMAAVHKMLEQVNTFHTLISGTLKGGAAADNTLLTTGSGYTCNNRLS, encoded by the exons ATGACTGGATCTACTGCTTTAGCACTTTACATTACAATAAGTTGTCTTGCATTTGTGATATCAAAGATTGTTGTTTCGTGCCTCCTCTACAGAAGATGGACTCGGAAACATAAGATCATCCAAGATACTTTGTCAG GTGGAAGGTTGGTAATATTCAGGTCTCCCACGGTACAATCTCTGAGCTCAAAGATCTTTGTCAAGAAGCTCATGGAGTTGTCGAGCAAGGATATTATTGGATCTGGAGGCTCTGGTACAGTCTACAGATTGGCAATTGATGACACCACCGCCTTTGCAGTGAAGAGACTGAACAAGGGAACTACCGATAGAGACTGTGGATTTGAAAGAGAGCTGGATGCTATGGGTGATATAAAGCACAGAAACATTGCTAGTCTTAACGGATATTATATCGCACCTCAGTTTAATTTTCTTATATATGAACTGATGCCAAATGGAAGCTTGGATGCATTGCTTCATG GCAATTTGAGCAAAGTGAAACCTCTTGATTGGCCTACGAGATGCAAAATAGCTGTTGGTGCAGCAAGGGGTATATCATATCTGCATCATGATTGTATACCTCACATAATCCACAGAGATATCAAATCAAGCAATATACTGTTGGATCATAACATGGAGGCAAGGGTTTCTGATTTTGGATTAGCCACACTAATGAAACCAGATCAGAGCCATGTTTCAACAGTTGTTGCAGGAACTTTTGGTTATCTAGCTCCTG AATATTTTGACACGGGTAAAGCAACTACAAAAGGAGATGTTTACAGCTTTGGTGTGGTTTTGCTTGAACTTTTAACTGGCAGGAGGCCAACCAATGAATTGTTTTTGGAAGAAGGCACAAAACTTGCAACCTGG GTAAAATGTATTGTCGAAGATAAAAGGGAAGAACATGCTGTGGATACAGCGCTGTCATGCTTTCCTGTTGAAGATGTCAAGGAAGTCTTCCGCATTGCAGAAAAATGCCTAGAATTAGATCCATCGGAGAGGCCAACCATGGCAGCGGTTCATAAAATGCTTGAGCAAGTAAATACTTTCCACACTCTCATATCGGGCACTCTAAAAGGTGGCGCTGCTGCGGATAACACACTGTTAACTACTGGTTCTGGGTATACATGCAACAATCGTCTGTCCTAG
- the LOC135612630 gene encoding receptor-like serine/threonine-protein kinase At1g78530 isoform X2, whose product MELSSKDIIGSGGSGTVYRLAIDDTTAFAVKRLNKGTTDRDCGFERELDAMGDIKHRNIASLNGYYIAPQFNFLIYELMPNGSLDALLHGNLSKVKPLDWPTRCKIAVGAARGISYLHHDCIPHIIHRDIKSSNILLDHNMEARVSDFGLATLMKPDQSHVSTVVAGTFGYLAPEYFDTGKATTKGDVYSFGVVLLELLTGRRPTNELFLEEGTKLATWVKCIVEDKREEHAVDTALSCFPVEDVKEVFRIAEKCLELDPSERPTMAAVHKMLEQVNTFHTLISGTLKGGAAADNTLLTTGSGYTCNNRLS is encoded by the exons ATGGAGTTGTCGAGCAAGGATATTATTGGATCTGGAGGCTCTGGTACAGTCTACAGATTGGCAATTGATGACACCACCGCCTTTGCAGTGAAGAGACTGAACAAGGGAACTACCGATAGAGACTGTGGATTTGAAAGAGAGCTGGATGCTATGGGTGATATAAAGCACAGAAACATTGCTAGTCTTAACGGATATTATATCGCACCTCAGTTTAATTTTCTTATATATGAACTGATGCCAAATGGAAGCTTGGATGCATTGCTTCATG GCAATTTGAGCAAAGTGAAACCTCTTGATTGGCCTACGAGATGCAAAATAGCTGTTGGTGCAGCAAGGGGTATATCATATCTGCATCATGATTGTATACCTCACATAATCCACAGAGATATCAAATCAAGCAATATACTGTTGGATCATAACATGGAGGCAAGGGTTTCTGATTTTGGATTAGCCACACTAATGAAACCAGATCAGAGCCATGTTTCAACAGTTGTTGCAGGAACTTTTGGTTATCTAGCTCCTG AATATTTTGACACGGGTAAAGCAACTACAAAAGGAGATGTTTACAGCTTTGGTGTGGTTTTGCTTGAACTTTTAACTGGCAGGAGGCCAACCAATGAATTGTTTTTGGAAGAAGGCACAAAACTTGCAACCTGG GTAAAATGTATTGTCGAAGATAAAAGGGAAGAACATGCTGTGGATACAGCGCTGTCATGCTTTCCTGTTGAAGATGTCAAGGAAGTCTTCCGCATTGCAGAAAAATGCCTAGAATTAGATCCATCGGAGAGGCCAACCATGGCAGCGGTTCATAAAATGCTTGAGCAAGTAAATACTTTCCACACTCTCATATCGGGCACTCTAAAAGGTGGCGCTGCTGCGGATAACACACTGTTAACTACTGGTTCTGGGTATACATGCAACAATCGTCTGTCCTAG